The following proteins are encoded in a genomic region of Syntrophotaleaceae bacterium:
- a CDS encoding lipopolysaccharide assembly protein LapA domain-containing protein, which translates to MAKGRLIFAALLALLATTVILQNTQPVETRILFLNIILPHALLLLVTLLTGFALGVIVTMLYSRSRGKGKASKKSSGSP; encoded by the coding sequence ATGGCAAAAGGCCGTCTCATTTTCGCAGCCTTGCTGGCTTTGCTGGCCACCACGGTTATCCTGCAGAACACCCAGCCAGTTGAAACGAGAATCCTGTTCCTGAACATCATTTTGCCTCACGCTCTTCTGCTTCTGGTGACACTGCTCACCGGGTTTGCTCTCGGCGTCATCGTCACCATGCTTTACAGCCGTAGCAGAGGCAAAGGGAAAGCCTCGAAAAAATCCTCCGGATCTCCCTAA